Genomic DNA from Acanthopagrus latus isolate v.2019 chromosome 2, fAcaLat1.1, whole genome shotgun sequence:
TGTCTCATGTCATGTACAGGCAGTGAAGGTGCCAGTGTTCAGGTGACCTCTGTTCCAGCCTCTCTGGTGCcctacagtctgtctttctctgcccGAGTGTCCTCTCCTCGTCCAGTCTCTAAAGTAGAGTCCAACTGTTCCCTGGACCCTCTCCAGTACCTCAACACAGAGCAAACCCAGGCCACGGTAGGTGGAGTGctaatgtgtctgctgtgtgtgattgttcCTCAGCACTGACAAACATACATCACTTTCTTTAGATTGATGAGTGTTGTGTGAACTGCAGGTCAAGTTGGCTGCAGGACACAAGTTTGACAGAGACGTTGAGGTGCTGATTTATTACAAAGATGCCCACCAGCCCACTGCTGTGGTGGAGGCAGGACAGGCCTCTGCCAAGCCTGGTGAGTTAGTGAATGAGTCCAGTTGTTGCTTCACAAATAAACAGGTCATTATCCTCCAACTGATGAGTTTATTGTAATAACTGGTAGAAGCCAGATGTGTGGTCAtgttcctgtctctcctctgtgtctcaggCTCTCTGATGGGTGATCCAGTAGTGATGCTGAGCCTGTACCCTGAGTTCCCCCAGACTGTCATGTCTTCACTGGCCTCCTGTGGAGAGTTTGTGTTCTTACTGGATCGATCTGGAAGTATGGATTGTCCAATGAACAACAGCAAGAGAGACCAGACTCGCATTGGCAGTGCCAGGGTATTCatcatgtgttgtttctgtcataAGATCATTCATAGTGTCCCTCTCACTCAGTGGCCTTCAGTatctttcctctcttcccttAAGGATACTCTACTGCTCCTGTTGAAGAGCTTACCAATGGGCTGCTATTTCAACATCTACAGTTTTGGGTCAGGATATGAACACATCTTCCCGTAAGTCACGCCCTCATGTCACtcagtgaaaaacatttgttcttGTCTTTGGTGTTAATGCTTGAACCTTGGTGATGATGAGGTGATATATTCATGGCAGTAAGAGTGTGGAGTACAGCCAGAAGACCATGGAGGAGGCTCTGAAGAAAGTTACTGACATGAAAGCTAATCTGGGAGGAACAGAGATCCTGAAGCCCCTCCAACATATTCACAGCCAGCCCTGCATTCCTAATCAGCCGAGacaagtaaaacacacagacacacaacatggGGAACAAGTTGCACGAACATGCGTGTCAGCAGAGGTTTTTACCCTGATGAACAGCTCAAGAGCTGTTAGAACTAATACCAATGGTAATAAGCAGTGTTGGgcatgttacttttaaaaagtaattagttatagttactagttacttcttCTAAAACGTAATTGAGTTAGTAACGGAATTACTCCACTataaaagtaactagttaccaTAAAAAGTAACTATTGCGTTACTTTTAATTATTCCCCCTTTTGAGCTCGGCATTCATTTTAGCGTACTCAGCATCtatgtatttagaaaatgtctttctgcaTGGCGGACCGGCACCTGCTCTCCCTGGTATTTTACCATTGAGTGCTATGAAGGAGTCAGATTCAACTGTTGATTACAGGAGCATGTTCTCAGCAACATACCTGTTTATCATTGAATTCAGctcagtctgtgtcacaagtttttgtgaagctggagcagaagaaACCAGCTTTAGCTGCTTGGATGGCTCCGTGCTTTGTTAGCAGAGCTCACGTTAGCCACACCTGGCCTGCTGTCATCACCAACAGTGTCAACAACgttttttttggccactagtGTTATAGAAGCACATGCTGCTCAATTGAGCAGCTTCAATTTGTAACACGCCACCTTTAATAGTCGGTAACGGCgctgtaaaaatagaaatagtAATGAGTTAGATTACccgttactgaaaaaagtaaCACCATTAGTAACGCCGTTTATTGTAACGCCGTTATTCCCAACACTGGTAATAAGCCCCAACTCATTAGGCTACAAGATGGCTCCTACCCACCCATGCTCTAAGAATTAGTCATAATTCAAAACATACAGTGAAATTACAGTCTAACAATACCAATAATGCTAATAATCAGATATTTCTGTCATCTTTGTGACTCCAAAGAGAATGCGCTTGGCACCTATCCGAAGACAGTTGTGTCTAGGGAGTCCTTTAATCCCTATTTATGGATCCTTTGAAAGGCATTATTCCACTTTTTATATGAGTTAtccatttttttgtccagtgatGGGTTATTATAGTGATATGTAAACTTTCCCACAGGTGTTTGTCTTCACTGATGGAGAGGTGGGGAACACCAAAGCTGTTATCAATCTGGTGAAGAAGAATTCAGGCTCCCACAGGTGAAACcacaagaacacaaaacaacaaacgtCCACATAGTTCCATGAATGTGTCTCATCATGTTCCAGTGCTGAGTGTCTAAAACTAATCCACTGTATTGTAGGTGTTTCTCTTTTGGGATTGGGGAAGGGGCCAGCTCTGCTCTTATCAACGGGTTGGCCAAGGAAGGAGGAGGTCACGCTCAGTTCATCACAGGGGCTGACAGGATGCAACCCAAAGTAAGACATAGTtcatatgaaaaatacatttgaaataagaAATGCAGTAACACATTTGTGTTCTGACAGAAGTGATGCTTCCAGTAAGTTAAAGTGTCTTTCTCATCTTTTTGCAAACTGTTTTCACTCATCAGGTGATGCAGTCGCTGAGATTTGCTCTGCAGCCAGCTGTGGTGGACATATCAGTCACATGGGATTTGCCAAAGGGAATCTCTGTCACTGTCCTCTCTCCACCAATCACAGCACTTTtccagggtcaaaggtcactggtttATGCCCAGCTCAGTGGACAGGTAGGAGCAGCACCAACTGATCAGGAAAAACATGCCTGGTTGGATCTTTTTCAGCATTAAGCtctacaaaatacattttcaaatgcaaTGTTTTCCCATCAGGTTTGTGATCACAGTAATATGTTTACTGACACTTTAATGCTTTCTGTCAGAgttcagaggcagcagagggctgTGTGACGGTGAAGTACAGCCTGGCAGGTCATCCCTCTCAGAACCAGCTCCACTTCAGTCTCACACCTGCACAGGACACTGGGTAAAACATGAGATAACCGCACCGTTATTCATTGAGTCCTgattttacaaatgttgaatttaGTTTGATTATTTACATGAAGTAAAAGGAAACCAGCAAGGTGTGAGAAACATGTTGCTATTTGCAAAAAGAATATTGCACTGATACATGGCACGTGTCAGCTCAGTGGCAGACACACATAATTACAAGAGTCCAGACCTTCAACTGTGTTTTTCCAGAATTAGTTTCTACTGTAGGTAAACACATTTGTTATAGTTATACAGAATATCTGAATATCAGAAGTGGCAGTTCAAAACAAGTTGGTGgtattttggaaaatgtgtcttCAATGTTCAGTGTCAGTCTGCTTCCAACATGATGAATTTATCTggaaaagcaaactgaaaactTGGAGCAAATAGACAGGTTTAGTATATAATTGCAAATCTGTGTACACACCTGTGTTCACTTCTCTGTACTGTCTGCAGATTAACAGTCCACAGGTTGGCTGCTCGGACTCTGATTCGCTCCCTGGAGGTGgaagagagtgagagcagaAGAGAGCAAGATGAAGgagtgaagaagaaggtggTGGAGCTCAGTGTCCAATCAGGAGTGAGCAGCACCTTCACTGCCTTCATCGCTGTCAACAAAGGGGACGGCGAGACGATTCAAGGACCTCTGGTGCGCAGAAATGTTCCAACACCCAGTGAGtgttattttaagaaaaataaaaaacaaaagccatgCTGTACTGAAGATATACTATTGCTGATGATGACTGGTAATGTTGAgaagcatgatgatgatgtaccGCTGCTATGTAAAGACAGTGTGGTGTAATGGCATCCTGAGCAAGGAGCAACCATTGCAGGGAAAAAATTCATGGCCATAATCTCCAAaggtgcatttttatttattttgttggtcaaccaatcacagctttCAGAAGAATGTGTTACACCTGGCAACATGTTCAACCACGCCTCCTCACTGAGATGGAAGTTTCTGTCCCTCCCTTGCTCAGTGGTGCTGGGAGTTAGGAGCTCTTTGACAATTCTCcaattgttttcagtttagttgattgtttttgttgactGATGCTATTAATGTGTTGACCTCACACTCTTCTTTTAAAATCTAAGGAATGATGGCCTGTGCTATGCCTTATGGTGCACGGAGGATGTACCTTTCTGCTTCACCCGCAATGTATAGTAAGTATAGAATTAAATAAGACTTAAACCTAGATTGGTGTATTTCTATAAGTACACACATTGTGGATTGTTTAATGGgatttaaataaacatatcTGTGTATTTCTATGAGTATAATTTAaggatggtttgtgtgtgtgtgtgtgtgtgtgtgtgtgcatactgtaccatcaacatgattttgaagctgttattttgaggtcaaaaagttacataatgctgctttaacaaTCTAGTTAAGTGTGTTTTCCTCTATAATCGAATGATGCGTAGAAAAAGATCCGGCTGAGTAGTGACATCACACTTCTATTGGCTGTCTTATTCACAAATATATGTCTAGTAACATCAGATCATATTCATGCAGAGATTCAGCGTGGATATTTTAGAcattacatcatcattattatagtTTTTGGTCGACCAAGGAGTTCTGTGGCACCGAGGCACAACAGATATCATGCTGTGTttactctgctctctctgtagCTAGTGGGGGCGGTGCTGGAATTTTTAGTAAGATGAAGAAGCTCTCGGGAGGACCAGCTAAGATGTCTGACCGACCGTTACAGCGTTCGGCAAGAGAAACTGATTCTGGTAAGTAGACACATGCCACAGCTGCCACTATTAACATGTCAGGGCAGATTTTACTGTTCACAGTTTACTCTGTATAACTGAACTGTTCActctgatgttttttatttcagtaataAGTCAGactttcttattttatttttaggatcctgtgaattgttttcatttataccATATACAAGTCATATACATTATAAATATGTGAGGGCTAATGAATGATATATATCGTTGTACGCTGTATGTTAAGATATTCATCTTGCAGTGCTTTATGCATTAGGTTATACTGCTGATTTTTTGTGCATTACAATTTAATTTCTTGTACTTACTGTCGTTGTCTTTTTATATATGTTCCACCTTCTCTTTAAAGCTGAGTGTTTGGATATATCATTTGATTTGGAGGGTAAGTAACAAAGAGATTATTAAAGAAACACCTGCTGACAACTATTAGTACACACATTTGTGCCTCCATCAGGATGCATTTGGAATAActttggtcataaaccaaagtttAGGACCAGTATAAAGTGTTGAAGGCACTGGATGAGTGTTTTAATAATGACCAAACGCCGCCAAACTAATTACATCCGCCTCATATTGAATATTAGCGTACAacaatttgcatttaaaagcaCTGATGTTGCTCAGTACAACCCTACAGAGCTACAAACATGGCTGTGCACTTTTGTTTTGCCTCCATCTGGctctttatgtattttttttttaataatcaaaatcaagtgtaaaaaaacaatgttttttttttcaatcttttatAAGTACTATAATCCTGATCTAAATAAGAGATAACAGACTTGAATGTTTGACGTTTTCTAATTTTCTTGATAATCAATAAAGGTGAAGACAGCCAGATTCTATATCAGAGGCAACGATATGTTGTGAAGATACATAAAGGCACACTAACCTGGACTATCACTGACTGATATTTCTAAGTGTAGTAATCTTAAATTACAATGtaatccaatttttttttgaatatatttagcTGAAGTTTCTCTAGACATCAGTAAGAGGCAAAGactaaaaaaagatttctgatAATGCCTACCActataaaaatgtatctttgcTTTGATTTTCTCCTCAGGAAGCTGCTCACTCGAACAGCCTCCCAGAGACTCTTTGCTGCAGCTGGTCTCCCTCCAGAAGGCGTCTGGCTGCTGGGAGTTGGATCCAGCTCTGGCTGCTGCACTGGGAAAGACCAGCGAGGAGGTGGAGAACAAAAAGCCTTCATCGGTGAGTCAATTATGATAACACAAATTAACAACTGGacttattttaaaacacttttgatGACATTGTTTATATTACAGAACATAGGGTATGGTATTGTATTTGcttcaaaagtcaaaagtaTTGTCTTAGTAGTGTCTTGTTGTTGGGAAGTCAGACTGATCAAAACCATCCAGcagcattttctctctgtgtcgtctcttctttgttctctttgatTTCTTCCTTCTGTCGTGACTGTTCCACGTCCATTTCTTTGATTTGGTGTGTTAGGTGAACCAGGAAGTGTGGGCCACCATTCTGGCTCTGATCTGGCTTCATGGCTTCAAGATGGATGCTCAGGAAGAGTGGAAGCTTCTGGCTATGAAGGCTGCTTCATGGCTCCGTGCTCAGAACGGTAACAACTATAACGATAAGAGCTGATCTGTAGTTTTTAACAGTGTGAGCTGCTTATAATCTGCTGTTTACCCTCATTCAGTCTCCTCTGCtgatgacttgttttgtgttttttatttcagcaccatgtgtgacagagtgtgtggAGGCTGGAAATGCTCTGTTGGGTTGCAACGTGCAGAAAGACGCCCTGGGGCTCTGAGGTGTTCATTATACTGGCTTCTCTTGCAGATTCACTTCATCCTCCAAACTTTACTTTATTAGAATTGGATCATGCATCACCTTGTTACAGTtaaatcatgttctttgatgttttttttcttcctttttactATCAATTGGTGTTTCCCCTTGTTCTTATGTTCTTTGGTCTTTTAAATTTGTGTACATTACATGAATGAATTGATTGTTATTCCTGAGTatgttacacattttttgtcagtttgagtctaaagcaacataaaaataaacttggAGCTTGGGAGAAAATGAACATTAATTGCTCAATTTGACACTTCACACCTGCTCTTTTCACTGTACAGTTAAAACTGTGCCACACCAGGTACACATGCGTTTTACCAACACTATCTAAAAAGAACTTCATGCTCTTACTGTGATGTTTAACTTAACAATTAACTTCAGATTGCTGCTATTACTggtaagaacaaaacaaattataacTTGAAATCAGCTGTACATAGAAAATagttgctttaaatgtgttgctgcCAAAATGCATGAATTTCACGCTTAAGGTTTATAGAAAATAATGTTGCTTGGAAGAATTTAACAGCAACCCACTTCCTAAAACTATACTAAAATACCTATAAgatatagatacatatataaaacacagatattaaTGTACACTCATTATCTTGGTGGGGGAATTTCAATTGTGTGTTGGTAAGTGTGCAAAGAGTTggaacagacaaactgcaggCAATAACACAACTGGAGTGAATTTTTGTAATTTGTTAAACACATTATAAATGCTCCATTTTAGTGGAGcaagttttatacatttttatttgccaAACACGACCATGTGAGCATgaattgaagaagaaaatgcacttttaatactttaatatATCTTGTCTCATGATATTATACAGAACATGTATATAAATGTCTTACTTAAATGATGAGTCATTATATAAGTAGTGTTCTCTGTTCATCTACTAGTCAATTGATGAGTGTTTAAGCTCTAATATAATCAAGTtctgatataaaataaaactcaaagaaaatatttcattaattcaaAAGTAATAATAAGATCCCTTATTGTTTTCCTGGTCAGAGCCCACATCAGTAGCATGTAGCTGGtagtcatgatgatgatgatccatTCTGCACCTGAGCACCGACAAGAGCTGAACTGTGGTCAAATGAGATCTTTCAACTATGGAGTGAGTGTTTACttgttgaaaagtaaaaaatctGACATAGGTAAACAACTGTGTTGAAGTGCTAACATCAGGAAGCGAGGAACATGTTGTacctgagctcattttaaaaaaaaaaacaatttagcaTTTATGACAGAACACTAGTTGTTTCAGGCTAGCTTGGCGGCAATTTCAAGACACCCGGAAACAGAAAACGGCAGGCGGGAGTAGTTATCTGTCATGGCAGCACCCACGGCTTCTGAAGAAACGGGTGGATACTATCTTTGGGGTGACTTTTTTTCCGGagcatcagctgtgtttctcactATACAAATGGATGCACACTGtgaaacaggagctgagctCATTCACATATGATTATTATCagtggataataataataataatacactaaTAATAACCACTCCACCACCCCTGCTGCCCTGTAGGAGTCAGggcagaggagcacagggagtgagaggagagagacctCTACTGGAAAGGTGAGTCTAGGATTTCATAGGATAGAGTCATTGATGCAGACAGTCTTGGAATGTTATGGAACTCAATATGactatgaaatatgaaacatttcagtcaaggTGCACCATATAAGACTTATTTAACTTGAGCTTTTATTGAGGAGAGTAATGATTAGAAAGTGGAAAAGGCCAAGAAAAGATATTCAAGAGTATCTTAATATTACTGCAATTCAGGTAATTAAGTAATGTTTTTCAGGGATGGAAATTACAACCATTTTAGTCACATATGTGCCCAAAATGTGATCTTTGCAACTTGAAAATATTTGGGAGAAAACAATTATTGTGAACGACAGTCATAGCATTAGCCTCTTTGTTTGGgctgtttgtgaaatgttgtgcttGCGCACTAACTTTGCTCACATCCTGTGCATCTGTTGGGGGCTAAGCCTCCCCCGTCCTTAAAACCTAGTGACGCCACTGGTCCCCACTGAAAGATGTGGTGAGTTAGGCtgtttctgtatctgtgaaAGAAGCCCTATTAAGTCTTGCTTTATTAACATGTAATGTGTTACATGTACAAATCATCAGATGGTGCAGCAGTAGGATAAGcactgtgtattttgtgtgtatgtgtgtgtgtgtgtgtgtgtgtgtgtgtgaaatcaaagCAGCAATCAAAGCCAAATAGAACCTCCACAGCAACATTCCATTCCAGGCCTATATTAAGGGCAGGTTCACAGGACAACAGCTCTTCAGATTTGACTTTTCATCGAGCGCAGACACAGTCGTGTTAAcgtgagagagaaaagtgaggagCAAGGTGACGATATCTGTTCATcagagacaacaacagaagTTTTCTGAGGCAGAATAACCGAACAAAATGGAGTACTCTAGTGATCTCTGTGCACGTCTCACCTTTGTTGTTTCACATCAACAGATACATTCCAGCTCTAAAAGAATGCTGCTACTTAGCTTGCTAGTTAGTCTGAAATGCATTGTGAAAGCCCTGTTTGTTTATAGGGTTAAGTGTGCACACTTTTTACCATATACTATCTTTGGGGTGACTTACTTCCGGagcatcagctgtgtttctcacttTTACACATGGATGCACACTGTGAGACAGGAGCTGAGCTCATTCACGTGTGATTATCCTCagtggataataataataataacacactaataataatcactCCACCACCCCTGCTGACCTGAAGgagtcagggcagaggagaacagggagtgagaggagagagacctCTACTGGAAAGGTGAGTCTGTGCATCTAAGAGACTCACTGAGGCCTGTTTCCTGATTATTGACCAACGTTTACCAACCAGTCCTTTTATCTTAGTTAGCCTATACATTATTTGAagcctttattgatttgttcattgttattatttcttagacaaaatattttttctattCAATtcagatttaaatattttgatgaattcaacatatgtgtatttttttttattttatttttttttttttagctccattcaaggacaaaaaaggaaaaaagacatgATAATGCAGTGCTCGAACCTTGATAGTCTGGATATGCAGTATTACTTTAGAATAAAAAGGTGccaaatgaacatttttgtctGAATTTAACTCTAAAAGTCGTGTGAAAATAACGCCACAGCAGGATGACCATGATGAAACATGACGCAGGAGATTTAAACCTACaacgagctgctgctggtggagcgcTCGCGGCACTTCAGCGGCAAACGGGAAACAACAAACGAgtcagacatttattttttctatcgCGAAGCTTTAGGGATTCAACCCGCCTACCCGCCCGACGTGTCTCTTGTGACACAGCGTACCCAGATGTGGGCGTGGCTTCCACTTTGCTTTCGGTTTACTGGATAAATTCTTCCTGCTTTATAAACCTGCAGGGTGTCTTCACAGGCTGTTTAcgagagggaaacacacacgcacacacacacacacacacacacacacctgtccccAGAGGTAGGTCTCCTTCTGCTGCGTGTTCGTTTACAGAGCCTAGTTTTCGGAGGCACTGATTTGTAGAATAAACAGGGGAGGGCTTATTATCAGTATGTCAATCGCGGGATACTGATGTTGTCACGCTGGGATTGTTTTACGTCTTTAGTTGAATCTGTTGTTATACCGTGGAAATATTACAAACAATGTTCAGTTCAACAGACAGGAGCCTGTTGCTGTTTGGATCATGGTTTCCCgtcagagtgagacatctcaacATGCTATTTTTAATCCCATCTGTAGGCATGAAGCAGGCAGCTGCATCAGTCggtttataaaacacaaattaactGTCAGTAATGATAAAGACTCAAGACACCAGGAAGAGTTGTTCAGACTGGAGCAGGAAGGGTGGAGTAGAGActggagagagcaggagaaatcAGTATTTAATGATTAGTGAGTGTACTGATTTACAGTAGATGATGACAGGACATGTGGAAAGAAGTTAACTGGAGAAGGTGATGatgatagtaataataataataataataataataataataataataataataattgttattattattgttgttgttattataacagacatgttattattatcattattatttgtgGTAGTATTACatattattcagttatttttgttgttgattgtttAGTCAGTAACTTGATTTGTGTATTAACTGTCTTTTTATACTTTGCTCTTGTGAA
This window encodes:
- the LOC119032192 gene encoding von Willebrand factor A domain-containing protein 5A-like isoform X2, translated to MIKTQDTRKSCSDWSRKGGVETGESRRNQYLMISTKMDCCGLLTAQKEPVPLKSVEVELQVRDHVATVVSTLNYENKEDKPVEAVFVFPLPGDAAVCHFSATIGQTQIVAEVKEKKQAREEYDDALSSGQQAFLLEESDQSPDIFSLSVGSLPPGESASIRLEYVTELAVQADDGLRFCLPAVLNPRYQPQGSEGASVQVTSVPASLVPYSLSFSARVSSPRPVSKVESNCSLDPLQYLNTEQTQATVKLAAGHKFDRDVEVLIYYKDAHQPTAVVEAGQASAKPGSLMGDPVVMLSLYPEFPQTVMSSLASCGEFVFLLDRSGSMDCPMNNSKRDQTRIGSARDTLLLLLKSLPMGCYFNIYSFGSGYEHIFPKSVEYSQKTMEEALKKVTDMKANLGGTEILKPLQHIHSQPCIPNQPRQVFVFTDGEVGNTKAVINLVKKNSGSHRCFSFGIGEGASSALINGLAKEGGGHAQFITGADRMQPKVMQSLRFALQPAVVDISVTWDLPKGISVTVLSPPITALFQGQRSLVYAQLSGQSSEAAEGCVTVKYSLAGHPSQNQLHFSLTPAQDTGLTVHRLAARTLIRSLEVEESESRREQDEGVKKKVVELSVQSGVSSTFTAFIAVNKGDGETIQGPLVRRNVPTPRMMACAMPYGARRMYLSASPAMYTSGGGAGIFSKMKKLSGGPAKMSDRPLQRSARETDSAECLDISFDLEGSCSLEQPPRDSLLQLVSLQKASGCWELDPALAAALGKTSEEVENKKPSSVNQEVWATILALIWLHGFKMDAQEEWKLLAMKAASWLRAQNAPCVTECVEAGNALLGCNVQKDALGL